The sequence below is a genomic window from Plasmodium coatneyi strain Hackeri chromosome 13, complete sequence.
TATGAGATTGTTTACTGCTCTTAAAGTTGCAGCATCTATACTATTTATATGGATACACAATCGTCCTAATGCTCCGGTACAATAACAGTATTTTATGTTacttttttgtctttttccttttttttttacgtttatttgatatattatattttccttatcaTTGTTTACTCATTTATAattcataaatatgtaaaataatatttacattacatttttcagtATACTTCGGGTAAATACATAGGAGGCCCATACAATATTGAAATCATATCAGACATAAGATTTCAGAGATCATTGGCAGAACAAGAATTTCAGGAAGAATTGGACCAATTAAAAATACCGGATAAAACATTAAAAGACAGCCCAGATAACAGTGCTAAATGGGTTTCAGATGATTTATCAGAGCATGAACAGCTGCAAGAAAGTTGTTCGAATGATTTGGAAATTTATAAAGAGAAGTTTAAGCATAAATATGCTAAATGGAAAGGTTTAAAAAGACTAGATGgttattttgaaaaaaatatatttgatAAGATTGATAGAATACGTAAACAGGAAGGGGAGACTGGTGTCTACAATAGAACAGTAATAaagaatataattaaaaagaggGACATACTTATTATGGTTATGCCCCCAATTTTATTGATTGTATTATTACCAACTATAATTATAACCGCGCTCAGTTTAGgattatatacacacatttttaccatATATGGTATTCTTCTCTTAATATTAGCATGCATAATTTCATTCTCGATCATTTATACCATGGTAAAAGTGTTAAAATATTACAGATTAGAAGTTGGAGGGGGTAAACTGAAATTTAAGGAATATTGTGCGCTTTGtaaagatatattttttccttaaatggAATCCGTAATATTTTGCAACAATGCATAAATACGGAATGAATGCAATAATCATTGTAGAACACATGAATCCATTTACCTTTTAGATATGAAGcagcaattttttatatgcattCAATGGATTCAGCTACTGCATTTCAtggttcttccccctttgtaaTGCATAATCAATTTTCATGTACGAATTCATGTCTTCCTGTTGTATATAACACCTTTAAATTCATATGGATAATTTACTAATCATTTGTTCATAGAATAAAACTTCATTCTTCGTCATtagtataaaataaataattagaTGAAATTTGTAATAAAAGTACATCTTTCATGaagcatatttatatatgtataattcaCATATTTGTATTCAATctgaaaatatataatgaatttttctgtatttgCAAGATATATGTCCCTCCCCCTTAATCATATTGTCTTTATAAATGATTAGTATTGTTCTGcacccttcattcttttctgttctttctACCAAAATAACCATTCGTTAACATCCTATGTAGtatttgtattttccccTGCGGAAGCTATTCTTGGAATATCCGTGTAATCACCATCACTGATATTCAAGGAATGTACTGCTCTCCAAAGAGGAAGATAATCCTAAGTTATGCACCCTTTGAATAATAATACTCAGGGGACATGATCACAGTTCACATACTAGTACTCTAGGTACGCAGGTACAGCTGCACTCTTCAAATACGTACACACCAGTCGCATGAGGACCCTTCAAATAGTAGTATTCTATAACACTTATAAATTTCATATAGTAGTACATTCCGTACATATTTTCGTACTTTACAAAATGGCACTCTCCATATAGCTGCACTCTTCACATTACATTACCACAAGCATATCAGCGctttataaataaatatgatcCCATGTGTCTGCGTGGTTCAGACAGTTTGATTCTTCATATAATGGCAACATACCCTCTGAACCAATATAATAGTCCTCCCGATACAACTGTTCTTTTCACCATTATTGACAGTTTAGACACATATGTGTAGTTCATACAGTTGTATTCTTCATACGATAATGCACAAGGTATATCTGTGAACTATATACAATGATATCTTTCATATAATAGTAATGCTGGGAAGGATGTACACTAAAAAATGTGGTACCCTACACAAGTCAGTACTCTTTGAATCACAGTACTCCGAGCACAATACTACTCACATGACAATAATTCTTCGGATATAATAATACTGCACAAACATTCATATTATTTACCAAATTGCAGTTCTCCGTGGAGGAAACTGTTCAAATGAGAGTTCTCCACAAGTAACAACATTCTCGTGTATGTGTTTTTCAATATTTCCATTtacgtataaatatatacttcCAGGTGGTAACCCTCATTTTTCGAATATCGACCATTTTGGACATTTTGGTGTAATGTATGTGTAATCTTTTATAGGTTGTGCAACACccaagcattttttttttaaggatgTGTTTGTCATTTCTTTGGGGACATTGCAACTAGAATTTCAATCCACCTATTTTGTGCGCAGCTTTATAATGACCTTATTTGGAACTTTGTAACTATAGAATTTCGattccactttttttgtgcgcaagttcctttaaaaattttatttggaCCATATAATTCGAAGTTGGTTTAATGTGCGCGTCCGAAATTTTACACTGTTGAACTatagcatatattttttctgcgaACACACacatcggaaaaaaaaaaaaaaggacgagtGTGTAAATCGCAGATGCAAGGAAATTTTAATGGAcgctttatatatataagaatagaaaaaaaaaaaaaaagggaaggaaccaTGTTTGTGCGCAACGAATAAATGTAAAGTGGAAGGTAAATAATTCAAGCAAATCTTTATGATGTGAGGGTGAAAAAgaatcctttttaatttaaggaaaaaagtactaTGCACAATGCATACGAATAATTACcaataaaaaatgagagcAATAGTGGAATACGCGAATTTAGCGCGTGTGATATAAGTATAATGTTCAGGGGAAAAGAATTAAATTCGTATGTGCAAAATAATTGGGTAATATGTATGAGAATATAATATTACTaatggaaggaacagaatattgtGTAAGTGTATGAGTAAAATATATGGTTTCCTTGTTCTTTTACTCTTATTATGAGCAATCCTTAATTCGTGGGAGCctattataaataaataatatatgtaagaattcattatttatatagTTCATTCAATAATAAGGAATATCCGTTATAGAAGGAAAGTACAGATTTTATGTATAATCATAAGTAGAAATGAAGCAGGAGGATGAACGAAGTGAATAATCAAGGAATGAGCACTttcaaaaaagagggggaaaagtgtatgtgtgcacataaggatgtgtacacatatattgaAGTGAAGTCCCTATAGGCCAAAATATTGcaacaaaaggaagagggaagaataaaaatggcaacgGTAAGAATAAATGTTATAAAACAATAAGAATAAACGTGGATTGTCTCATATATAAGTATTTCATgtaaatatgtaatatatactGAAGTATATAtcagtatatgtatatatatgcgctaTATAacgcatatgtgcacatccaCTAAATACTGTAGGAAAACTGCTGGTGGGATGGAAGCTCCAAATCCCGATATAAAGAACTACAGGAGGCAGCAGAGGATAATAATACATGTAATAGGTGCAAGGTCACAAGAAAAAGCGTTTTACAGGCTGCAGTGGAGGATCATAAGGGAGTGGAGAATGCAGTTGAGAAAATGATTAATGCCTGGTGTTATGTAAATACAAGAGAGCAGGACAAATCTATGTACTGTGACCTCTTTTACTACTGGCTAGGGGAAATCCTCTTCGGTGCATTAGGAAAAAGCGCGTCCGTACCAGAAGTTATGAGTGTAATTTACACAAAGTTACAGATATGGCTTCCTATAGACAGCTGTACGAGGACGTGCCCACAAGTGACGAAAGATGAGTTCGACAAGTTAAAGAAGCTGCACGATTATAACCAGGATTATAGGAACCTGGACACCAGGATAGGGACAGCTAGTGGAACGTGCTTGGGGGAATACGAAAAATACATAAGGGACACTGATGAAATTTATGGGAGGGTGAGTAATGACTGTATAGGATCTACAGACATGGAAAGAAATCTTTGTACTGAGTGGGGGAGAACAACACTGCGTACCCAATATGAGGCTATGCAGAATGGAGGGAACAGTTTATCTAAGTTAAAGGCTGAAATAcaacaaaggaagaatacaATAGGAGTAGCTGCTTCTGCGAAGTTCCCATTGACATTACCACAAGTGCAAACCATACATGGGAAACCTGCAGAATCTACGGAAGGTAACGAATATATAatccaaaaatattattacaggaggaagggaaggaatgtaaaCCACAtgtcaaaaaaggaggaagcacgTACACCCTCAGTGTACCTAACATTCTTTGTGTTACTATTCTTGAGTATATTGAATAtaatattccctttttctacTCCATTTTTCAGGACCAACAGGTGAAAAGGGTTCAGCACCTGAAAGAGGTGAACCAGGTCCAGGAGGTGTAGCGGGCGAACTAGGTGCATTAGGACACGAAACAACAGCAGGTAACAAATGTATAATCGGAATGTATTATTCCAGAAGGGAGAACATATCAGAAGGCAGGAACAGCTGCACCCCTGTTATGGGTGCACGCACCACACCAATCTAGGTggataatattttcttcattctattttacacacattttGCATTATATTGTATACTATTCACCCTTTTCTCTGCTAAAGAAGGTGGGCTGAAGGGTCCGAAGGTGAAGGGGGACGTGGATGTATCATTACCCAAAGTGGATATAGATGTGCCAGGTCCCGAAGTGAGCGCAGAGGCAAGTACCTTAGTAAAACAGAATCCTGATTCAAGAGCAGAAGCAGAGCAGCTATGGGGAGGTGTAACCATCCCCACTGTCCCAATTGTTTCTGCCACGTTGCCTACCATAGCAGGAATTGGTGCTGCTGCTTTgttcttatataaggtacataTGACATTGAAtaacacatattttttataatattttaaaggaaaaaatagtcATTTCCTCTTCGAAAAACAAATGTCCATAGTACACAATAATCTAAATTATACACCCTCTTCCGATCCTTACACTTCCCCTTCCatgtgcttatttttttagtaCACTTCAATATTCTTCCCTAAAAATAACTCCActagaaggaggaagaggttcGTCCGACAGGATTTAAACGCGCTTATGGACTATTCTACAGAATACTCAACATTAGACTCAACATTATACTCAAGATCAGGCCCAACATTATATTCACGATCAGGCCCAACATTATACTCAAGATTAAGCTCAAGAGTAGGCTCAACATTAGGCTCAACCCTAAGCTCAACATTAGACTCAACCCTAAGCTCAACATTAGACTCAACCCTAAGCTCAACATTAGGCTCAACAGCAGGCTCATCATTTGATTCAGCATACGATTCAACAAACGATTCAACATACAGTTCAACAAACGATTCAACAAACAATTCAACATACAGTTCAACAAACGATTCAACAAACAATTCAACATACAGTTCAACAAACGATTCAACATACAATTcatcagaatattccacatcAGAATCAGGCACAGTAGATTCCGTCTCATATACCACACATTCTagcagaagaagaacgaataataatagaagaagaagaaatacgCCAAATCGCCGGAAGAATATTGGTTACCATAGTATGTAATACATCGCATGTGAAGAGTAACACCTCCATATGAATTATAGATAATACACATAATATGTTCTGTGTGGAAAAACATAAAGTGACCTTCAATTGTGAATGCATAACGGAAATAAGTGTGGAAATGTATAATGACCTCCAATTATGAATACATAATCAAAGTAATTATAGAATgtgaaagggaaagggaaaggaaagaatgttccatacatgtgcatatttgaTATTTGGATGTGCCTCATCCCAGTTGAGAAAATACAAAACAGCAgttaaaagaacaaagagggggaaggagtagtttgcccgtttttttttttctttttgcttcctcgTCAAGGAATATCCGCACAACCCGCTTTCCGTACTCCCCTACGGGAATCGCGTAGCAACTCGACCGTTGTGCAACCTATTTTTCTCCAACTTGGAGATTACATCCCTTAATGACGACTGGATCATAAGGAGGAGCAACAAATGTTTTTCCTCACAACAAGGGATAAGAAGCTTTCGCATATTTGGCTTCTACGTTGAATGTGATGATGACTGTTGATAGATGATTTAGTTGTCATTGAACATTACGATTTTAATTCCATCATTCATTACATCTTTTGATAATAATTTATACAGCGTGTGAGTAGCTTATAGAAGGAAGAGTCGTATACTGTGCATTGTCATGAACAACCTAGTGGCGACTCTTTCTACGAAATTTCAGTATacaagttctttttttttttttttgtgaaaaatttatatcCTTCAATAGTTGTACGACTATTTATCATTGTGTGacatatgtagacatatatgtgtacagaaTATCAAAATTCTaagcccccttttttttttggtggttgtgcttcccccccctttttattgtgtgtacACTTCACTTTTATTGTATatcccattctttttttttaatattatgaactaaatcaatttttttcttttttttttgttgtgctagtttttgttcttaaaaTATTGATCCTTtcgtgtacacacacatatgacgtggtaaaattttgtgcaattgtgtacacagttcctttttttttttttctttgtaagaatacactcttttttttttgcgcacctTCAAGAACCCTCACGTACAATTCGAAAcacacttttcaaatgtccatAAATTGGAACTTccaaagaagaagggaaaaacaaattatcaaaataagaaaaaattattaaattaaaaaaaaattatgaaaataaaaaactataacaaaaaatatttcatgaacattttagatgttcaataaaaaaaatttacgaacaCATCcgtgaaatgaaaaacaaaatgtttCTCCgcatatattaattacacatgaaagTGAAGACTATAGTacaatggaaaagaaaaaaaaaaaaagaaagaaaacaaaagaaaacaaaagaaagaaggaaatatgaagaaaagggaaaaaagtaagaggagagggggaaaaaaaaaaataaggcaaaGTAGGTaagaatggtcatttttgcttcttacatTGTATGAATGCTGCAGTTCtttatgttccttccttggggaggaggaattaagtgctaattataattagtgAAGGGGTATATTACATGCAAGGCTCCATGGAACATTCTACATGCGATGGTAAGCtatatttctccttcgttCCCCATTCCTctggtgttgttgttcccttcGTTGCCTGTGTTGGCTTTGCTGTTGCCTACTATTTGATGTTCGtcctgttcttcctgtttttgTGGACGCTGTAGTAGTATATGGAGCAGAAGAACATACTGTGGAATTATCTGTGAGATCTCCTACAGTGGAATCTACAGTGGTGGAACCAGTTGTTGAACCGTTTTCCATTGTGTATTGCGTAAGCGTATCGAAGTTGCGTCTAAgtgctcctctttttcttctattgttATTATGTCCAAAGGAGTGGTTACGTAATCCAGAAAATAATGGAGTATGCTGAATAAagggtgggtggaaggacgTTAGGGTTGTAAGCATGTaccgtatatatatagagagagTACAGCGTacgctttttccttccttccttattcatGATTGTTCAATATAGAGTAGTGGTCATGACCACCCCCCTTAGGTTTCCTTACTCCACCTTATAATAGGTAATCATGATGGTAATTGTTGTACtcataattgttgtaattttacttactttataaagAAAGTAGAAAACTGATGGTAGGCCGACTAGTGTGCCTACTGTCGAGGAAATGGCTGGGATGCTTACAGAAGAGTTCATGTCTACTCCTTGCTTAGCTGCTGCTGCAGTTACTGGTTTGCACTCGAGTTCTTTTAATTTCTGACCACAGTAATCTTCCCCATTTCCCTTCGAATTGAACCAGGTACAATATGTATCATTATTATCCTTACCTTTCCCATCGCAATATTCTTTCACTTTAGTACATGCTTCCGTAACTCCCTGCTTGTAAGTGGACCAATGTTTTAAACAGTCCCGATCATCCTGCGTCAAATACTTCAGTACATCCTTATAATCGTAGTAATAGTTGAATGCTGTTTTTCTATGATCATGAAGTTCCTGATCAACATCTTTGTATTTAAGttcacatttattttcagtggaaaatgttcctagCGTTGCATAAATTGCCCCCAGTACTTTCGATACTGGAGGCCTATCTGTAGTCATGAAAACTTGATCTCCCACCCAATGATAGAAGAATTGACAGggagcattttttaaatgcaatTGTTCCGTTTTggactcatttttttctctttcctcaCATGCATAACAGTAAGCACCCATGAATTTACCCGCCAAAGACGTAAATCCTGAGTATGCATTGAAGTTACTTTCCAATGCAATCTTCGGTCCTGCGGCCCCCCCAATAGTGGAGTTACATATGATCCATTGGGCACCATTAAACTTATCATAAAATTCGGTCTTGGAAGGTAATTGATCTAATTTCACTTTCTGTAAATATATTGtccgcaaaaaaatgaaaatatataattacacGTTCCCCCATTTATTCTTTACTTCCGGTGATTtgattatattatatatgcatggaAG
It includes:
- a CDS encoding Variable surface protein Vir10-like, with translation MRLFTALKVAASILFIWIHNRPNAPYTSGKYIGGPYNIEIISDIRFQRSLAEQEFQEELDQLKIPDKTLKDSPDNSAKWVSDDLSEHEQLQESCSNDLEIYKEKFKHKYAKWKGLKRLDGYFEKNIFDKIDRIRKQEGETGVYNRTVIKNIIKKRDILIMVMPPILLIVLLPTIIITALSLGLYTHIFTIYGILLLILACIISFSIIYTMVKVLKYYRLEVGGGKLKFKEYCALCKDIFFP
- a CDS encoding KIR-like protein, coding for MATENCWWDGSSKSRYKELQEAAEDNNTCNRCKVTRKSVLQAAVEDHKGVENAVEKMINAWCYVNTREQDKSMYCDLFYYWLGEILFGALGKSASVPEVMSVIYTKLQIWLPIDSCTRTCPQVTKDEFDKLKKLHDYNQDYRNLDTRIGTASGTCLGEYEKYIRDTDEIYGRVSNDCIGSTDMERNLCTEWGRTTLRTQYEAMQNGGNSLSKLKAEIQQRKNTIGVAASAKFPLTLPQVQTIHGKPAESTEGNEYIIQKYYYRRKGRNVNHMSKKEEARPTGEKGSAPERGEPGPGGVAGELGALGHETTAEGGLKGPKVKGDVDVSLPKVDIDVPGPEVSAEASTLVKQNPDSRAEAEQLWGGVTIPTVPIVSATLPTIAGIGAAALFLYKYTSIFFPKNNSTRRRKRFVRQDLNALMDYSTEYSTLDSTLYSRSGPTLYSRSGPTLYSRLSSRVGSTLGSTLSSTLDSTLSSTLDSTLSSTLGSTAGSSFDSAYDSTNDSTYSSTNDSTNNSTYSSTNDSTNNSTYSSTNDSTYNSSEYSTSESGTVDSVSYTTHSSRRRTNNNRRRRNTPNRRKNIGYHSM